TTGCTCGGTTGACCTTGTGGGTAGACGTGGTTGGTGTCCTAATAGTAGCGGCTACCATCCCATGCTATTATTGTAACACTCAAGCCCAAGCCCAGGCCCGCAAAGAGTCAGCCCGTTTGAAGAAAACGACATTGTTTCgttaagttttctttttcttcttccttccattTTCCCCTCCTTATTTTCCCTCTCCCCCCATTCACCCTTACTCTCATGCCACTCCATAACTGCTCTCTCCGTCACTTCGTGCCCCACTCTGCACAAATTCTCCCTAGCAGATCATCATTCCGCCTCCCTTCTCcctgcgctctctctctctctctctctcgattctCTAGTTTCATTCAGGTTTAATTTCCCTTTGAATGTGTTGTAGCAAGTCCCTTAGGTTCTCTCGCTCATCTCCGTTCAGTTTCAGCCATCGTGCTTCGCCGAGCGTGACCAACCCAGTAAGTTCCTTGCCTTTTTCTCACTCTCTGTTTATATCTCTTCTTCTGGCCCTAGAGTTACTTGTTTTCGTTAGATACTCAGTAGGCCGCCGCCTCTGTTTGTGCTTCGTCTGCGATTCGCATCCCCGAAACCCGTTAGTATCTCTGTATAATGTCTCTGTTTGTGTCTCGTCttctttctattattttatCTCTGTCACACGTTACTCTAACCCTCGGGTTCTCCCTCTGACAGTGGCACTCTCCCCTTGACATTTAAGCCGTGACTAACTTAAGTGGTTGTGATACTTATAGAGCATGGGCGCAAAACGTAGATAATACACTACGAAATTCCAGGTAAGTGATGCTCCCCTGCTAGACTTTGTTTAAACGGAATGaggtttctttttatgaaaaacttgCATATTTTGTTATGGAACATTGAAAACAACCTCGGTCAATTTTCTACATAACACTATatccaaataagaaaaaaaaaaatattttgtcaaaAGTGGTGTCGATACGAGCATTTTTAGAACTCTATTTCCCAACTAGATAAAAAGACCAAATATGAAATCTGAGATTTTTATACATGGATAATATGAATATGATCTATATCTATGCAGTACTCTATTATGATATGATGTTGCATCTAAAAACCTCTGGCATGACATTATGTTTCTGTTTCCGTCCCGACCTTACAACAAGTGTAAAACTGTGAGTTATGTTACTTGTGTTGGTACCAACATCTCTGTTTctgagtgcacccactttgaaaATAAAGTAGTTTTCTGCGTGCTTTTTCTTGTGTAAACACTCGGGACTTCAAGAATGATAAGAGAGATTTTACTTCTGTTTCTACCCTGTTTGATCATTGTGGATAGTACAACCCTAGAACCATGGAATATGTTCTGATATAATGATGCttagttatgctatgccaaatgACTTTTGTATATTACTATTTTTGAATTGTCGCTCtgatattttagtaatatgttTTATTCTGCATTCTACAACTGACTCATGTTTACACACTAGAATATATTAATTGCTTACTAAGTTGTTAATAACTCATCCAATtactttcaatattttcaaatggtTTTGATGGTTCAGTTGAGAATCAAGAATAAGAAGCGTGGACATGATTAGTTGAGCATGGTGGATTTAGTACCAAAGGGTACTAAGATTATTGGATAATCTTATTCAGTAGATTTGATATTTTCTGTTGGTTTGGTATTCTGGGATGTTGACACTTTTGTTGAGACTTTGTAGAGTTGTTGATTAATTATGTTGATGTCCTTGTAGAGGAACATGTATGTTTGGTTTGAACAAATGAGTTCATGTTTTGAAGAGCTTTGGGAGAATATATTTGTATTGTTGGGAGGTGATTTTAAGCAACAACAGTTATCTTCCTAATATAACCCTTGGGGTACAGGGCATATAACTATCTTCCTAAGTTTGTTTTAAAACAGGTTGCAGCATAAATGAAGTTTTTATGCACTCTCAGCATCagttttttatcataaataaaatacacaaaatacaCACCCACATACAATCAAAGCTTAGgaccttcccccccccccccccccccccaattacTCCGGCCATCTCTCAAGGAGGGTATAAAATAGTGGCTTTTACTTTGCATCCTGTCCAAAAATGCCCTCTATCTTGCTTTCTAAAAGTTTGGGTACGCCCTCCCTTGTGACCTTTGTAATGGGGGCTTTGcggtttgtttttccttttctggCAGTAAATCagtgaaacaaaagaaaccttTTGGTTCAAAAAATCTCAACCAtctaagttgaaagtaatggcTGAGAAAAAGGAATTTTATTTGATAGAGCACATAGAACACTCAAGAAAGCTAATCAAGGAACTGGATCAAGCCACTGTTATAACTTTTgtctttcaagtttcaaatatGTAATGTTGGCAAACTTTGGAAAGGCTTTTGCAAAAAGACTATTCATCCTTCACCTCAATAGGAAGAACCCAAGAGCTTTCGACACAAACTACTGGATAGAATTATGTTTATAAGTTAATGATTACCAACATTaaaatggaatatatatatatatatatagaacatatGAAAGAATGAAGTACTGAATAGCATACAGATTGGGAGAAAATTAGCATTACCGTTCTTTCGGTCCCTGGCTGCCAATCCTGTAGTTTAGGGCCTAGTCCTGGGAAAGACAATTGTGTGCTTAGATAATTGGGAAATCTTGAAAATGTACgtgtgtgtatattttttttagttggaAAATTTTGGAATTAGATCACCTTCTCGAATGCCATTTCGTCCCTTAGTTTCTTACTTGATGTATGCccatttataactatatatgatGATGCAACTAAAGCGATCATTACATATTTTGTGCAAGATCTAATCCACCAAGTCTTGAGAAAGTGATGTATTATTGTCTTAGTTCTAGAATACAAACTTTTGCAAAAACTAACAATTTTGCAAGTGCTCATCTACCTTTTCTTCCTTTCGTGTCGAGACTCCATTTGGCACGTTTAGTAGAACGAGGCTCTCAGACTATGCCTCCATGAAAAAAGGCCCTCTCTCCATAATATATGTCCGTGCTCCCGGATGAAGATCCATGGAATCCCAGATGAGTTACTTGTTGCGTGTTCGGTTTGTAAGAATGAAGCTCCCCATCTTCGACGGTAATTAGAACTTCCCCGTTCTTCCTGAAGGCTACAACCGTCAGAAGTCCTTGACTAATGTCAATATCGAATAGCTTACTCCATGATTCTCCAATACCATAGTCTTTCATGATCCATACAGAAAAATGCAGTTTCCCACATGGATGAGAATTACGCGGGACTAGACAAAGTAATCCGTCACGGACCCCAACAGCCATGTTCAAATGAGAGTCCCCAACAAAGCAGCTGGGCACTTCAATCTCGTGAAAAACCTCTTTACCCATATCAAATGCAAGTATGACATTTCGGAAGGTGGTGCCCGCCGCAGCATTGGGTGGAGTGTGCGCGAGCCAGTGCGATGCCTCATTTACAAAAGTGGATAAGCGATTATTCTTGACAATATATGATTGAGGAGGGGAAGCAATGGTACGCCAGCAGCCAGAGTTAAGAGTGTAGATCTCAACCAGCGGTTGAGCTTCGTTGTAATGCCTTTTCAGATATACAAGTCTGACCAGCTTAAAATCATTACTAGAAGGATCGTAACCAAATCCATGGGAGTTCTCAACTTCATAATATGGAATCCCTCGAGCAATATTAGGTTCTGGAAGTCCAAGAGTTCGATGAATGGAAGGGTTCCATAGAACATAATCATTAATGGAGGAATAATGACCATCAAAAGGCCGACAGACTACCCCTTTGCAAAATCCCACGATGTTGTCATAACGACTGAGGGAACAACTTCTGGAAAGTGGACAAGATTTCAACTCgatgaaattattattattaccaaATGATTCGTCATCCGAACACAGACGAATGTCCTCAAGAGTTTCTAGCTCTCACTAAATCGAagctatatgtttttatggacTGAAAGAGACGTAGGCTGCTGCTCTCACTGTTGTCAAGGTCTGTGGAAAGAGATCGATTGATGTGAGTGGTGATGAAGGAATTGCTGGAGATCACAGAACACCACTTTTTGCAAACGCGCCTGCACCTCGCCACTGTCTTCACTGGAAGCCTTGTGAGGATTTAGACTACAACTTCGTTTGGTAGAAAATCTGACATTacttttgcttcttcttcttccatttcgGGCACGGCGATGTTCTATTTCTTTAAGCGAACGGACAGTCGAGTTATAACACCCTTTGGCCTTTTGACTACTT
This is a stretch of genomic DNA from Carya illinoinensis cultivar Pawnee chromosome 3, C.illinoinensisPawnee_v1, whole genome shotgun sequence. It encodes these proteins:
- the LOC122304697 gene encoding F-box/kelch-repeat protein At3g23880-like; its protein translation is MEEEEAKLETLEDIRLCSDDESFGNNNNFIELKSCPLSRSCSLSRYDNIVGFCKGVVCRPFDGHYSSINDYVLWNPSIHRTLGLPEPNIARGIPYYEVENSHGFGYDPSSNDFKLVRLVYLKRHYNEAQPLVEIYTLNSGCWRTIASPPQSYIVKNNRLSTFVNEASHWLAHTPPNAAAGTTFRNVILAFDMGKEVFHEIEVPSCFVGDSHLNMAVGVRDGLLCLVPRNSHPCGKLHFSVWIMKDYGIGESWSKLFDIDISQGLLTVVAFRKNGEVLITVEDGELHSYKPNTQQVTHLGFHGSSSGSTDIYYGERAFFHGGIV